The region AGCAGTGCCGTTTGGAGCAATATGAATGCCACAATGTGTAGGTTGATGCTGTTGCGCATGGTTAAATACTCTCTCATATAGTAAATCCCATACAAGCCACCTGTTAAAATGGTGAAGTTGATTATTAGTATAAACCATGCCGAGAGTGCATCAATTCTAACAGGAATTTCGCCTGTTACTGCGTTGCCAGAGAATACAAATTGGTAGTTTTCTCCACCTAAAACGTCTATAGCAACATACGATGATAGGATAGCATTAAGTATTACTGCAATGTATGCAACTATTCCTCGCCATTTTATACTCACAAATGGCATTGCGGCAAAGGCAATTAGAGGTATAGTTAGAAATAATCTTAATGCTTCCATCAATATAGTTTAAACTGAAAATAAGTTTAATGCTGAAAGAATAAAAATGGCCAATATAAAAACTATTCCATACAACACGTAGGTCTGTATTCGCCCATTCTGAATGAATCTAAAGTAATTCGCCGTGAAAAGAATACGTTGGGTTACTAGGTTAATGAATCGAGTTTCGAAAAAGTCAGTGTAGAATGATGAGTATTCCCTTTTTTGCGGGAAGATTTCCCCGCTACTTAGTTCGTTATACTTTTTCTTTTCTATCAAAAAGAAGTTGAATATTTTTCCCAGTTGCTTCGAGAACGACTTTCCGGTGTATTGTATGCGAGGTGTTGGGTTTGTATATCCGCAGCCCCATGTCTCGTCTGCTAAAATTGATTTATTTCTTGTCACCATTTTCCTAATACCCCATACTACAAGTATCACGGCAAAGACTGCGAGAGAGAAAACCATTATGGATTTTAGCGTGTCCGAAAAATCATTTGAAAATGTTGGGTTTATTGCCAGTCCGTTTGAGAAATCCTTGATTATGGAGTTTATCGTGTTTACATAGAATGATGGTAAAAATGCGACGCTTAGCATGGCCGCAATTATTGCCAGTTGCGGAACTATCATTAGGTTTGATACTTCATGGGGCTTGTGATCGAGACTAGTTCTAGGTGTCCCAGAGAATATCACTCCATAAGTTTTTGTAAATGTCAATAGCGATAAACCTCCAATTATGCTTAATCCAGCAAAGGATAAGATTAAGAGAATTGTTAATCCATTATCGCCAATGCCAAATCCATTTACCAACCCGCTATAGATTATGAATTCTGATACAAAGCCGTTGAAAGGAGGAAGTCCTGCAATTGCAACTGCTCCAATCAAAAACAGGAACGCTGTTTTGGGCATATATTTGGACAATCCGCCCAGTTTATCCATGTCCCTTGTGTGTGTTTGTTGGTAAATCGAACCTGCCGAGTAAAATAGTAACGATTTAAACAAGGAGTGATTTAGTACATGGAGCAGGGCTCCTCCAAAACCTAGAAAATATAATATATCTGATTTTATACCAATGCCAACAAGCCCAACACCAATCCCTATTCCAATTATTCCAATATTCTCGATTGTGCAGTATGCAAGCATGCGTTTAAAATCCCGATGTGCAGCCGCATTCAAAATGCCATAAATTCCAGTGAGAATGGAGATTGAAATAACAATTTCACCTAAAAGCAGATGATTGTTGGTGAGGTATGAGGCAACTCTAATTATGCCGTAAATACCCATTTTAACTATCACGCCCGACATTACACCCGATACATGCGAAGGTGCGGAGGGGTGAGCGTGTGGTAGCCAGCTATGTAGTGGAATAAATCCAGCCTTAAGTCCAAAGCCAGCGAAGAATACAAGGAATAACCATATGTTATTATTGCCGATGAAGAATGGTTGTAATGAGTCAAAATTAAAAGAGCCAGTAGTTGCGTATAACCATATAAAACCAATGGTTAAAAATACTATGCTGATGTGCATCTGCACAAGGTAATTTATGCCAGCCTTAAGCGTTTTAGGATTATGACCATCAAACATTACTAGCATTGCCGAAGATAAAGACATAATCTCCCAAATTACCAGAAACACAAACCCATTCTGAACAATGCAAACCAAAACCATTGAAAGATGGAATATGGCAAACATTATCCAATGTAAATTCAACTTGGCTGAAGGATTTGAGTAGCCTTTTAGGTAACCTAATCCATAGAATGCTCCAGTTATTGAGGTGAAATTAACGATTAGCAAAAACCAAGCAGAAAGCCCGTCTATTTTTATTGGAACGGATCCTATTGCTAACCCTAAATTTAACTGATACGCCAGAGTATTCCCCATCAACGCAGACAAAGCCATCCAACTGCTAATCAATGCAACAATTACAACTGTAATTATTGCTACTATACCACCATTGCTCCTATTGCTATTGATATAAGCCATAATAAGTAATCAAATTCAAAATTAAAAAAAAGATACTATAACTTTACTTTGATGTTAATGTTCTATTTACGTTAACGTTCCGGTGTGTTCTGTCGAATAAGAATTAACGCCTTAGTAAAATATTAAAATACGTTAGGGTTATATATGTTATAAAACTTTAGGTAAAGTTACAGTATTAAAATTTTTTATAAAATAATGTGCAAAGTAAACTAATTATGGAATACATTATTCTTGTATATGGTATATTGTTTAACATGTGATAATTTGAAATATATTTATATAATTCATTAAAATTATTTATCGTTGAAAATCATTGATTTAAATAGTGATTATGGAAATGAATGATGGTGTAAGGCTCATAATGAGCAGAAAGAGCGTGAGAAGTTTTGGAAACATTACAGTGACAAAGTCTCAACTCGAGTTAATTGTTAAGGCAGGTATGGCTGCTCCGTCTGCCAGAAATCTTCAACCCTGGTCGTTTATTATTGTTACCGATCGCAATCTTTTGGATCAGTTGGCGGTAAGATTGCCATTTGCCAAAATGCTATACGAGGCATCCGCTGCAATAGTGGTTTGTGGCGTTCCCGAAATGGCTGGTGATAGCCCCGAAGGATACTGGGTGCAGGATTGCTCGGCGGCTTCGCAAAATATTCTACTGGCAATAGAGTCGATGGGATTGGGCGCGGTATGGACTGGCGTTTATCCGCGTGAGGATAGAGTTGAAATAGTAAGGGATGTGCTCAAAATTCCAAGTAATGTATTTCCTTTAAATGTAATACCCGTTGGATATCCCAAAGGTGAATATCAACCTAAAGATAAATTTAAGCCAGAGAATATTCATTGGGATAAATGGTAGATCGCTAGATATCTCCCAGCAGCGTGTCTTTAGTCATACTGCGATAGTTTGCCGTAAAGTTATCGCAAGTGCTTTTTACGTGCTTCATTTCTTGTATGTTGGGCTCTATGCTTAATCCATAATTATCCAACTTATCCTCCACGTATGCCAGTGTAAGTTGCTCGATGTGACGAGCTGGCTGATAGGCTAGATTTTTAGATTCTTTGAGCACGACTTCGTTAAGCAAACCGCTGTCGAGCATCAAGCCTAGCAGGTTCCTCATTAATCGTTGTGGAATATGTAACGATTTGGAAAGTTCGAGGCTGGTTAGCGGTTTTTCACCATCTTTGAATCGCTTAATAATTGTTGTGAGAATTAGGATAGAAAGTACCTTTCGGTTGTTGTGACTTATATAGTCGGTTTCCTCCTCGAATTCGTACATCTCCACATTCTGGTAGGCAAACGATATTTCTGCACCAAACAACACTATCAACCAGCTGGTTTGTAGCCAGATTAAGAATAATGGCAGGGCGGCAAAACTTCCGTAAATGGCATTGTATTTCGAAACCCCAACCTGTAGGAATACATACCCCCATTGAACAATTATGAATCCAGAACCTGAAATAATCCCCGCAACAATCCCCGATGGATACGATACTTTTGTGTTAGGCATTGCAATGAATATGAAGCTGAAAAGAACCCATATTAAAAGGTATGGCAGGAACTGCAGAATAAACATCAGCAGCGGACCTATGTAACTAAGCAGTTCGTGCTTTGCAGCAATAGTATTTATTTGTGTTGTAAGGAATATGTTGATACTACTTGACGATATGAGTAGGATAGGGGCTATAAGCATGATGGACAGGTAGTCCGTAAATTTTCTGGTATATGTTCTGGGCTTTTCAATTTGCCAGATATCGTTGAATGAATTTTCGATGTTGGTTAACACTTTCATTACCGACCAGAATAGCAGCACAATACCTATACCGGCAATAATTCCACCGCCGGTGCGGGCAAGAAGCGAGTTGGCGAATGTGATTACCTGATTCATAACTTCCTCTTGCCCCTTAAAATTGGCGATTATTTGTTCCTCGAGGTATTTGTCGAAACCAAAACCCTTAGCAATTCCGAATGCCATTGCAAATACTGGAACAATTGACATTAGCGAGTAGTATGTCAAGGCCGAGGCTTTAATTTGAACCTTATCCTCGTTAAACCTACGCAGGGCAAGCAATATCACCCTTAAGTATTTTAATGGATTCCTTAATTTAGGCGGAAGATCATCAATGTGAGTGCTCCAAACATCATGAGTGATGAATTTTTGAACCTTTTTAAATAGTGCTATCAATCTTTTAATGATTCCGTTTTTCTTATCCATAGGTATTTTTTTCGAAGTTACATTTACATTGTGTTTAATGCAAATATTTTTCCGGGTTTGCTGCTAATAACACCCGAAAACTCAAGATTCAACAGTGAGGAAAGGGCTTTGGCCATTGGAATACCTGTTTGAATAGAAATGATATCAATAGAGGCCTCGCCTTGAGCCTGTTCCTGCAAGTAATTTATGATTGACTTTTCTTCGGGGGAAAAGTCGTTAAAATTAATTTGTGTTTGTCTTGGTGTATTCTTTAAATTAGGTTTCCATCCCAGTAAAAATTCAATATCCTCGGCGGTTTCAATTAATGCAGCTTTGTTTTGCTTAATAAGTTGATTGCAACCTCTGGAGTATGTGGAGGTTACATTTCCGGGTATGGCAAGAACTTCCCTGTTGTATGAGTTTGCAATATCGGCAGTAACTAAGGCTCCTCCTTCCTCTGCGCTTTCAACAATTAATGTGGCATCAGACAGTCCTGCAATAATTCTATTCCGGCGCAAAAAATTGTTGCGATCAAAAGGCGTTTCAGAGGTAAAATCGGTTACCAGTGCCCCATTACTGACAATTTCCTTGGCTACATTTCTGTGAGCGCTTGGATAGATTATGTCTAGCCCATGACCTAAAACCGCAATTGTGGGCAAATTGTTCTTTATTGCGGCTTTATGGGCGGCAATGTCAATTCCGTAAGCTAATCCGCTTACAATTATTGGATTGTATCCTTTTTGTGCTAATCCTTCAACAATTTCATCGCAAATACTTTTCCCATAGTTGGTGGCTTTTCTTGTGCCTACAATGCTAATAACCTTGTCCGTGCTGAAGTCTATATCTCTGATAGATTTTGTAAACAGCACCACAGGCCCATCCTCGCATTGCTTTAGCCGATTGGGGTAGTTTGCATCTAAAAAATAAAGTGTTTTAATATCGTATTTCTGAATAAATTTTAGTTCAGTTTCGGCCTTGGCCAAAACTTTTTGGTTTGCTATCTCTGTGGCAATAATTTCCCCAATGCCGGGTATTCTAGTAAGATTCTTTTTTGATTCTTTAAAAATAGCTTCCGCGCTTCCACAGTAGGCAATTAATTTCTTAGCATTTATGCTGCCTACTTTTGGAATTAACTCTACGCCAATTTTGTATATGAGTTCAGGATCGTTCAATTTACTTCTCTTTTACTTCGGCCAAGGAATTAAGCGTTTTAAAGAGTAGATCTTTTTGGTCGCTAGTTACGGATACTATTGAAATTGATGGGTATTTAAGTATTTTTTTTTCTTTTCGAACGTAAAAAATAATTTCTTCCCTCAACCCCTTTTTATTTACTGTATACTTATAGAACTCGTTTTTAGGAATTTCGATAGACAGTTTCTTTGAGTTGAGTATTCCGATTTTAAAAGTGCGAATTATTATTTTTTTGCCCTCATCGTTATAAGAGAAGTAGGCCGATCCTTTAGCTATGAAATAAAAAAAGAAAAGTAAATATCCTCCAATTACAATGCTCAAAGCCCATCCGGACGATATGCCAGTATTTCGCTCGATAAAATCAGGAAGTGATGTTATCAGCATAAGGATCAAAAAAATTAATACAAGTATGGCAAGTATTAGCTTGATGCTGTGGATACCGTAGATTGTTGATTCGTTATCGAGTTTCACGGTCTTTGCAATTATTGGTTTTAGTTAGACAAAGGAAAAAGATTTTTTCTATTCTTTCGCCTTTTTCCTTCGTTTAAGTTCTTTGTTGATATATTTTAATTCTCGGCTAGTCTCACCTTTTGCGGCAGAATTTTCTTGTATTCGCCGCATCAAGTAAGGTAAAACATCGTAAAATGGGCCGTATGGAATATACTTTACTACGTTGAAACCATCGTTGGCAAGATTAAAACTTATGTTATCGCTCATGCCATAAAGCTGGGAGAAGAAAATCCTGCTATCATTTTTGCTAATATTTAAACTTTCCATCAGCGATATCATGTAAAGGATGCTCTCTTCATTGTGAGTTCCACAGTAAAATGATAATGTATCGATATTCGAGATGCAGAATTTAACGGCTTTGTTGAAGGCGTGATCTGTTTCCTCTTTGGTTTCAAATATTGGCGATTTCAGGCCTAATTTTCTGGATCTAGTTCGTTCCTCT is a window of Tenuifilaceae bacterium CYCD DNA encoding:
- a CDS encoding NAD(P)H nitroreductase — encoded protein: MEMNDGVRLIMSRKSVRSFGNITVTKSQLELIVKAGMAAPSARNLQPWSFIIVTDRNLLDQLAVRLPFAKMLYEASAAIVVCGVPEMAGDSPEGYWVQDCSAASQNILLAIESMGLGAVWTGVYPREDRVEIVRDVLKIPSNVFPLNVIPVGYPKGEYQPKDKFKPENIHWDKW
- the ehrA-2_2 gene encoding hydrogenase — translated: MAYINSNRSNGGIVAIITVVIVALISSWMALSALMGNTLAYQLNLGLAIGSVPIKIDGLSAWFLLIVNFTSITGAFYGLGYLKGYSNPSAKLNLHWIMFAIFHLSMVLVCIVQNGFVFLVIWEIMSLSSAMLVMFDGHNPKTLKAGINYLVQMHISIVFLTIGFIWLYATTGSFNFDSLQPFFIGNNNIWLFLVFFAGFGLKAGFIPLHSWLPHAHPSAPSHVSGVMSGVIVKMGIYGIIRVASYLTNNHLLLGEIVISISILTGIYGILNAAAHRDFKRMLAYCTIENIGIIGIGIGVGLVGIGIKSDILYFLGFGGALLHVLNHSLFKSLLFYSAGSIYQQTHTRDMDKLGGLSKYMPKTAFLFLIGAVAIAGLPPFNGFVSEFIIYSGLVNGFGIGDNGLTILLILSFAGLSIIGGLSLLTFTKTYGVIFSGTPRTSLDHKPHEVSNLMIVPQLAIIAAMLSVAFLPSFYVNTINSIIKDFSNGLAINPTFSNDFSDTLKSIMVFSLAVFAVILVVWGIRKMVTRNKSILADETWGCGYTNPTPRIQYTGKSFSKQLGKIFNFFLIEKKKYNELSSGEIFPQKREYSSFYTDFFETRFINLVTQRILFTANYFRFIQNGRIQTYVLYGIVFILAIFILSALNLFSV
- the smf gene encoding DNA processing protein DprA, which codes for MNDPELIYKIGVELIPKVGSINAKKLIAYCGSAEAIFKESKKNLTRIPGIGEIIATEIANQKVLAKAETELKFIQKYDIKTLYFLDANYPNRLKQCEDGPVVLFTKSIRDIDFSTDKVISIVGTRKATNYGKSICDEIVEGLAQKGYNPIIVSGLAYGIDIAAHKAAIKNNLPTIAVLGHGLDIIYPSAHRNVAKEIVSNGALVTDFTSETPFDRNNFLRRNRIIAGLSDATLIVESAEEGGALVTADIANSYNREVLAIPGNVTSTYSRGCNQLIKQNKAALIETAEDIEFLLGWKPNLKNTPRQTQINFNDFSPEEKSIINYLQEQAQGEASIDIISIQTGIPMAKALSSLLNLEFSGVISSKPGKIFALNTM